One stretch of Euphorbia lathyris chromosome 7, ddEupLath1.1, whole genome shotgun sequence DNA includes these proteins:
- the LOC136235217 gene encoding protein kinase STUNTED-like isoform X1, giving the protein MKRASQLNLMKKRILKKIKRCAAMEMNKKNSLRNCFRNQLALARKIADELPEVIILRALDEGKIIYKRRSIRRIRGFKSNSTPKLSLDDKIQSSGYDSTSDNDRLEDENGCKEEIGLKSISVIRRELQPESNLGWPLLRRSGVLDRDDSGRSKAKERSMSLVEWVMNLPSRSSETIMENQIDEFDSKTESCSSTVCENRSVAEFLEESEVDDQSTEATSESQFEEKDMSMPENLPEKVEIVLRLKSSGCKQFSYKDLERATCRFSSENLIGEGGCSNVYKGRVCWGKQVAVKVLKDYKEAWNDFCLEVEIMSSLQHKHITHLIGACMEDDHLILVYDFLSKGSLEEVLRGQNYKSIMPWKVRFKLAIGIAEALNYLHNQCSPPVIHRDVKSSNILLSDDLQPRLSDFGLAIWGAADSAYTMCSDIVGTFGYIAPEYFIQGRVSNKIDIYSFGVVLLELLTGNKPVSSTGPKGQESLVKWAMPLLESGNLEALLDPKLGGEFDIVQMQRMVLAATLCIKRSPRLRPNASQILELLREEKQVRKWMNNYVNYLIESSHEECDELTSEAGQKQSSDSSLLVLKEDGSSADSGNTPLTIVVKKHRLRLKDYLKEQHD; this is encoded by the exons ATGAAAAGAGCTTCTCAGCTTAATTTAATGAAAAAG AGAATTTTGAAGAAGATAAAGCGTTGTGCAGCCATGGAAATGAATAAGAAAAACTCTCTAAG AAATTGTTTCAGGAATCAGCTAGCTCTGGCGAGAAAAATTGCTGATGAATTACCGGAAGTAATTATTCTTCGTGCTTTGGATGAAGGAAAGATAATCTACAAAAGGAGGTCTATAAGAAGGATAAGAg GTTTCAAGTCGAATTCGACGCCAAAACTTTCTCTCGATGATAAGATTCAAAGCTCTGGTTATGATTCAACATCTGATAATGATAGATTAGAAGATGAAAATGGATGCAAGGAGGAGATAGGTCTGAAATCAATTTCTGTAATCAGAAGAGAGCTTCAGCCTGAATCGAATCTCGGTTGGCCGCTTCTTCGGAGAAGTGGTGTTTTGGATAGGGATGATTCGGGAAGAAGTAAAGCTAAAGAAAGAAGCATGTCTCTTGTAGAGTGGGTTATGAATCTACCTAGTCGATCATCTGAAACAATAATGGAAAATCAGATTGATGAATTTGATAGTAAAACAGAAAGTTGTTCTTCTACTGTCTGTGAAAATCGATCTGTTGCAGAATTTTTGGAAGAATCTGAGGTTGACGATCAGTCTACAGAAGCCACTTCCGAATCGCAATTTGAAGAAAAAGATATGAGTATGCCTGAAAATCTGCCGGAGAAAGTAGAGATTGTCCTCAGATTGAAATCATCTGGTTGCAAGCAGTTCAGCTATAAGGATCTTGAGAGAGCAACTTGTAGATTTTCCTCAG AAAATTTGATTGGAGAGGGAGGATGTAGCAATGTATACAAAGGACGGGTATGTTGGGGAAAGCAAGTGGCAGTCAAAGTTCTAAAAGATTACAAGGAAGCTTGGAATGATTTCTGTTTAGAAGTTGAAATTATGTCTTCATTACAGCATAAGCACATTACACATCTGATTGGCGCATGCATGGAAGATGATCATCTAATTCTGGTCTACGATTTCCTGTCCAAAGGAAGCTTAGAGGAAGTTTTACGAG gtcagaaTTACAAGTCTATAATGCCATGGAAAGTGAGATTCAAGCTGGCTATTGGAATTGCTGAGGCTTTAAATTACTTGCACAATCAATGTTCTCCTCCTGTTATTCACAGAGATGTCAAGTCCTCTAACATTCTCCTTTCGGATGACTTGCAACCACGG TTATCTGATTTCGGGCTTGCTATATGGGGAGCCGCAGATTCGGCTTACACAATGTGCAGTGATATTGTTGGAACTTTTGGGTATATAGCTCCAGAATACTTCATTCAAGGAAGGGTCAGTAATAAAATTGATATATACTCATTTGGTGTAGTCCTCCTGGAATTATTAACAGGGAATAAGCCAGTAAGTTCCACAGGTCCAAAAGGACAGGAAAGCCTAGTTAAGTGG GCAATGCCGTTACTAGAGAGTGGGAATCTAGAAGCATTACTGGATCCGAAATTAGGAGGGGAATTCGACATTGTTCAAATGCAGAGAATGGTTCTTGCTGCAACCCTCTGCATCAAACGGTCACCCAGATTACGCCCAAATGCAAGCCAG ATATTAGAGCTCTTGAGGGAGGAGAAACAAGTGCGAAAATGGATGAATAACTATGTAAATTATCTAATAGAATCGAGTCATGAAGAATGTGATGAGCTTACCTCAGAAGCTGGCCAAAAGCAGAGCTCAGATTCTTCACTTCTGGTTTTGAAAGAGGATGGTTCGTCAGCAGATAGCGGTAATACACCACTAACAATTGTGGTGAAAAAGCACCGTTTGAGGTTGAAGGACTACTTAAAAGAGCAGCACGACTAA
- the LOC136235217 gene encoding protein kinase STUNTED-like isoform X2, whose translation MKRASQLNLMKKRILKKIKRCAAMEMNKKNSLRNQLALARKIADELPEVIILRALDEGKIIYKRRSIRRIRGFKSNSTPKLSLDDKIQSSGYDSTSDNDRLEDENGCKEEIGLKSISVIRRELQPESNLGWPLLRRSGVLDRDDSGRSKAKERSMSLVEWVMNLPSRSSETIMENQIDEFDSKTESCSSTVCENRSVAEFLEESEVDDQSTEATSESQFEEKDMSMPENLPEKVEIVLRLKSSGCKQFSYKDLERATCRFSSENLIGEGGCSNVYKGRVCWGKQVAVKVLKDYKEAWNDFCLEVEIMSSLQHKHITHLIGACMEDDHLILVYDFLSKGSLEEVLRGQNYKSIMPWKVRFKLAIGIAEALNYLHNQCSPPVIHRDVKSSNILLSDDLQPRLSDFGLAIWGAADSAYTMCSDIVGTFGYIAPEYFIQGRVSNKIDIYSFGVVLLELLTGNKPVSSTGPKGQESLVKWAMPLLESGNLEALLDPKLGGEFDIVQMQRMVLAATLCIKRSPRLRPNASQILELLREEKQVRKWMNNYVNYLIESSHEECDELTSEAGQKQSSDSSLLVLKEDGSSADSGNTPLTIVVKKHRLRLKDYLKEQHD comes from the exons ATGAAAAGAGCTTCTCAGCTTAATTTAATGAAAAAG AGAATTTTGAAGAAGATAAAGCGTTGTGCAGCCATGGAAATGAATAAGAAAAACTCTCTAAG GAATCAGCTAGCTCTGGCGAGAAAAATTGCTGATGAATTACCGGAAGTAATTATTCTTCGTGCTTTGGATGAAGGAAAGATAATCTACAAAAGGAGGTCTATAAGAAGGATAAGAg GTTTCAAGTCGAATTCGACGCCAAAACTTTCTCTCGATGATAAGATTCAAAGCTCTGGTTATGATTCAACATCTGATAATGATAGATTAGAAGATGAAAATGGATGCAAGGAGGAGATAGGTCTGAAATCAATTTCTGTAATCAGAAGAGAGCTTCAGCCTGAATCGAATCTCGGTTGGCCGCTTCTTCGGAGAAGTGGTGTTTTGGATAGGGATGATTCGGGAAGAAGTAAAGCTAAAGAAAGAAGCATGTCTCTTGTAGAGTGGGTTATGAATCTACCTAGTCGATCATCTGAAACAATAATGGAAAATCAGATTGATGAATTTGATAGTAAAACAGAAAGTTGTTCTTCTACTGTCTGTGAAAATCGATCTGTTGCAGAATTTTTGGAAGAATCTGAGGTTGACGATCAGTCTACAGAAGCCACTTCCGAATCGCAATTTGAAGAAAAAGATATGAGTATGCCTGAAAATCTGCCGGAGAAAGTAGAGATTGTCCTCAGATTGAAATCATCTGGTTGCAAGCAGTTCAGCTATAAGGATCTTGAGAGAGCAACTTGTAGATTTTCCTCAG AAAATTTGATTGGAGAGGGAGGATGTAGCAATGTATACAAAGGACGGGTATGTTGGGGAAAGCAAGTGGCAGTCAAAGTTCTAAAAGATTACAAGGAAGCTTGGAATGATTTCTGTTTAGAAGTTGAAATTATGTCTTCATTACAGCATAAGCACATTACACATCTGATTGGCGCATGCATGGAAGATGATCATCTAATTCTGGTCTACGATTTCCTGTCCAAAGGAAGCTTAGAGGAAGTTTTACGAG gtcagaaTTACAAGTCTATAATGCCATGGAAAGTGAGATTCAAGCTGGCTATTGGAATTGCTGAGGCTTTAAATTACTTGCACAATCAATGTTCTCCTCCTGTTATTCACAGAGATGTCAAGTCCTCTAACATTCTCCTTTCGGATGACTTGCAACCACGG TTATCTGATTTCGGGCTTGCTATATGGGGAGCCGCAGATTCGGCTTACACAATGTGCAGTGATATTGTTGGAACTTTTGGGTATATAGCTCCAGAATACTTCATTCAAGGAAGGGTCAGTAATAAAATTGATATATACTCATTTGGTGTAGTCCTCCTGGAATTATTAACAGGGAATAAGCCAGTAAGTTCCACAGGTCCAAAAGGACAGGAAAGCCTAGTTAAGTGG GCAATGCCGTTACTAGAGAGTGGGAATCTAGAAGCATTACTGGATCCGAAATTAGGAGGGGAATTCGACATTGTTCAAATGCAGAGAATGGTTCTTGCTGCAACCCTCTGCATCAAACGGTCACCCAGATTACGCCCAAATGCAAGCCAG ATATTAGAGCTCTTGAGGGAGGAGAAACAAGTGCGAAAATGGATGAATAACTATGTAAATTATCTAATAGAATCGAGTCATGAAGAATGTGATGAGCTTACCTCAGAAGCTGGCCAAAAGCAGAGCTCAGATTCTTCACTTCTGGTTTTGAAAGAGGATGGTTCGTCAGCAGATAGCGGTAATACACCACTAACAATTGTGGTGAAAAAGCACCGTTTGAGGTTGAAGGACTACTTAAAAGAGCAGCACGACTAA
- the LOC136235218 gene encoding uncharacterized protein, translating to MRTKRSARGRFHRTSLRSDSATAARPLPPPITDDISNGNDNNADRMEVHSSIETDDNVSHSSGFSGPDKTNGFDKNTCLECDRGEQLLICCGIDCTIALHEKCISGEPKYDEGKFYCPYCWYKLLQARTEELRKKVMLARKDVNSFLNFRSEVTCGDKEKQNSKSAEQNDLNVRKIIGESNRCEHVKSMDVDEEVQNGAREMEEDHQHNINENLPSGDKSGEVAVRERAREGEEDHQHNINEKLQCGDQSGEVAECEKISATHAHEILEEEVGMEQGKNDEQDDDEKDEGTNADDGRGEALNAQCVAEKTVVDGAFQGSPGAKSETSNTSKRGRVSMEKEDQIDKDAPTANVSWTSVDGAFNGPDVPDSETENLVVRLRHVKRRESQNTDSPKKSALPTRSTKATGKPVDEVAPLKKPKQPKMPAIKFIGLPFAHEKRRRLLWKPEEEEMLREGVHKFSTTANKNLPWRKILEFGRHIFDPSRNPTDLKDKWRSIMAKES from the exons ATGAGAACTAAACGGAGCGCCAGAGGTCGCTTCCACAGAACTTCTCTCAGGTCGGATTCAGCTACCGCCGCAAGGCCACTTCCTCCTCCTATAACG GATGATATTTCAAATGGCAATGATAATAATGCGGATAGGATGGAAGTCCATAGCTCAATTGAAACTGATGATAATGTGAGTCATTCGAGTGGTTTTTCTGGTCCTGATAAGACGAATGGTTTTGACAAAAACACTTGTTTAGAATGCGATAGAGGTGAGCAATTGCTGATTTGTTGTGGAATTGATTGTACAATTGCTCTTCATGAGAAGTGTATCTCGGGTGAGCCTAAGTATGACGAAGGAAAGTTTTACTGTCCTTATTGTTGGTATAAACTTCTACAAGCTAGGACTGAAGAGTTGAGGAAGAAGGTTATGTTGGCCAGGAAAGATGTGAATTCTTTTCTCAATTTCAGATCTGAAGTGACTTGTGGTGATAAGGAGAAACAGAATAGTAAGAGTGCGGAACAGAATGATCTGAATGTCAGAAAAATTATTGGGGAGAGTAACCGATGTGAACATGTGAAGAGTATGGATGTTGATGAAGAAGTGCAGAATGGAGCTCGGGAAATGGAGGAAGATCATCAACATAATATTAATGAAAATCTTCCATCAGGTGATAAAAGTGGAGAGGTGGCTGTACGCGAAAGAGCTCGGGAAGGGGAGGAAGATCATCAACATAATATTAATGAAAAACTTCAATGCGGTGATCAAAGTGGAGAGGTGGCTGAATGTGAAAAAATCTCGGCAACTCATGCACATGAGATTCTAGAAGAGGAAGTAGGTATGGAACAAGGAAAAAACGATGAGCAAGATGATGATGAAAAAGATGAGGGAACCAATGCAGATGATGGGCGTGGTGAAGCATTAAATGCCCAATGTGTAGCAGAAAAGACTGTTGTTGATGGTGCTTTTCAGGGATCCCCAGGAGCAAAATCTGAAACTTCAAATACATCAAAACGAGGCCGAGTAAGCATGGAGAAGGAAGATCAAATTGATAAGGACGCACCTACAGCCAATGTGTCATGGACTAGTGTGGATGGAGCCTTCAATGGCCCTGACGTGCCTGATTCAGAAACTGAGAATTTGGTAGTGCGACTGAGACATGTCAAGCGAAGAGAGAGTCAGAATACAGACTCACCAAAAAAATCAGCATTACCTACCAGATCAACTAAAGCAACTGGGAAACCAGTAGATGAAGTTGCTCCTTTGAAAAAGCCCAAACAACCTAAAATGCCTGCTATAAAATT CATTGGCCTGCCATTTGCTCACGAAAAGCGTAGAAGACTACTTTGGAAACCTGAAGAGGAAGAAATGTTAAGG GAAGGAGTGCATAAATTTTCTACTACTGCAAATAAAAACCTTCCTTGGAGAAAAATTTTGGAATTTGGTCGTCATATTTTTGATCCAAGTCGAAATCCCACTGATCTGAAAGATAAATGGAGAAGCATTATGGCCAAGGAGTCATAA
- the LOC136235141 gene encoding uncharacterized protein — MSRCFPYPPPGYLSNEVCGEAVRDPIKLKSGRENTITELDNKKRKDKKERKEKKDKKKNDKGKKELGYMVDTYKQISNISILPKRKEEEAERSDLTEEHEQPVCSQNFCHSPDSSGRGNKRKEDDTGSITKTHGNILRIRLPLQRHREPVASLRAEGLCSESVKAVSVATVPCREECNSVASNSEFGSEAAKVKEACVADLKAKACVEDLKANKKPNNIACNETKTDSASSHKKKPHKLELRYKSLIDDWIPPALELDQNLFDDSWLLEPKENEGPGCKRFKLLHGDQQSHERTSVWPCARYLSEADILALPYSVPF; from the exons ATGTCTCGGTGCTTTCCTTACCCTCCTCCGGGGTATTTGAGCAACGAAGTGTGCGGTGAGGCCGTGAGAGATCCGATTAAG CTCAAAAGTGGCAGAGAGAATACGATAACAGAACTTGATAATAAGAAAAGGAAGGATAAAAAGGAGAGAAAggagaagaaagataagaagaagaaTGACAAAGGTAAGAAGGAACTTGGTTATATGGTGGATACATACAAACAAATATCAAACATAAGTATTCTTCCAAAAAGAAAAGAGGAAGAAGCTGAAAGGAGTGATTTGACGGAAGAACATGAGCAGCCTGTGTGTTCTCAGAACTTCTGTCATTCTCCGGACAGCAGCGGAAGGGGCAACAAACGAAAAGAAGATGACACAGGATCTATTACAAAAACTCACG GGAATATCCTTCGCATTCGGTTGCCATTGCAAAGGCATAGAGAACCTGTTGCCTCACTTAGGGCAGAGGGTTTGTGTTCTGAATCTGTAAAAGCAGTATCTGTAGCAACTGTACCATGTCGAGAAGAATGCAACTCTGTTGCTTCTAATTCAGAATTTGGTTCCGAAGCAGCTAAAGTTAAAGAAGCCTGTGTTGCAGATTTGAAAGCGAAAGCCTGTGTTGAAGATTTGAAAGCGAATAAGAAACCGAATAACATTGCTTGCAATGAAACCAAAACTGATTCTGCTTCCTCACATAAGAAAAAGCCACACAAACTAGAATTACGGTACAAATCTTTAATTGATGACTGGATTCCTCCGGCTCTTGAATTGGATCAAAACCTTTTTGATGATTCATGGCTTCTTGAACCAAAAGAGAATGAAGGCCCTGGATGTAAAAGATTCAAATTATTGCACGGTGATCAACAGTCCCATGAGAGAACGAGTGTCTGGCCTTGTGCTCGGTACTTGTCTGAGGCTGATATCTTAGCTTTACCTTACTCAGTTCCTTTCTAA